Proteins encoded in a region of the Verrucomicrobiales bacterium genome:
- a CDS encoding sterol desaturase family protein, giving the protein MDNALHNLNQWRSISSITMLTLMLGWESLMPFFAYFAGSTHERVRHGLINLALGIVNSLLTGLGFVALWWTSAEWARAHGFGLLNWLSIPNWARLALAFLLFDAWMYWWHRSNHRVLFLWRFHRMHHSDPKMDVTTANRFHIGEIVLSSVLRVPLITLFGLQLWELALYELAMFTVVQLHHANVALPAWLDRALRVIIVTPFMHKVHHSRWQPETDSNYSSLFSFWDRLFLSYRLNDDPHTLRFGLDEFRSPEDHTLTGLMATPLKQMQRATGEGPSYASSDRRN; this is encoded by the coding sequence ATGGATAACGCTCTTCACAACCTGAATCAGTGGCGAAGCATAAGCTCCATCACGATGTTGACGCTAATGTTGGGATGGGAAAGCCTTATGCCGTTCTTCGCCTACTTCGCGGGAAGCACGCACGAACGCGTCCGGCACGGCCTTATAAATCTGGCACTCGGCATTGTTAACTCGCTGCTCACCGGACTTGGGTTTGTGGCATTGTGGTGGACTTCCGCGGAATGGGCACGGGCCCATGGGTTTGGCCTTTTGAACTGGCTATCGATCCCGAACTGGGCGCGGTTGGCTCTAGCGTTTCTGCTCTTTGATGCCTGGATGTACTGGTGGCATCGATCGAACCATCGAGTTCTGTTTCTTTGGCGCTTCCATCGCATGCACCATTCAGATCCGAAGATGGATGTGACCACGGCTAACCGGTTTCACATCGGCGAAATCGTGCTTTCGTCCGTCCTCCGAGTGCCGCTGATTACTTTGTTCGGTTTACAACTGTGGGAGCTGGCGCTCTACGAGTTGGCGATGTTCACCGTCGTGCAGTTGCACCACGCCAACGTGGCACTGCCGGCTTGGCTCGATCGCGCGCTTCGTGTGATCATTGTCACGCCCTTCATGCACAAGGTCCATCACTCGCGATGGCAACCAGAAACGGACTCGAACTACTCTTCTCTTTTCTCGTTCTGGGATCGTCTCTTCCTTAGCTATCGTCTGAATGACGATCCGCATACGTTGCGGTTTGGTCTAGATGAATTCAGGAGTCCGGAGGACCACACTCTGACCGGGCTAATGGCAACGCCCCTGAAACAGATGCAACGAGCAACTGGCGAAGGTCCGAGTTACGCGAGCTCGGATCGACGAAACTAG